The Propionispora vibrioides genome includes a region encoding these proteins:
- a CDS encoding Lin0368 family putative glycerol transporter subunit: MRQLGSLLGACMAGILVFNVWGKIAGTYGVFGGWLAGFAIISLAWSINHWAGVIHNKEGAAVIDQGLGIAIAGTAMGVFNGAPFAAAVPTLVLCILGGITGGIVAGIVMDAVNKPAVQTEKQEVNL; encoded by the coding sequence ATGAGACAGCTTGGATCGTTACTGGGAGCCTGTATGGCGGGAATCCTGGTATTTAACGTCTGGGGGAAAATTGCCGGTACGTACGGTGTGTTTGGCGGCTGGCTGGCAGGGTTTGCCATTATATCGCTGGCCTGGAGCATTAACCACTGGGCAGGTGTTATTCACAACAAGGAAGGAGCAGCGGTGATTGACCAAGGGTTAGGCATTGCCATTGCCGGCACGGCTATGGGCGTATTCAACGGCGCGCCGTTTGCAGCCGCTGTTCCGACGCTGGTGCTTTGCATTCTGGGCGGCATCACCGGGGGGATCGTTGCCGGCATTGTCATGGATGCGGTTAATAAACCGGCGGTGCAGACGGAAAAGCAAGAGGTCAATCTGTAA